One genomic segment of Ferrimonas sp. YFM includes these proteins:
- the srmB gene encoding ATP-dependent RNA helicase SrmB codes for MSFDNLELDPRLMRAVTKAGYTTPTSVQEEVIPLAMEQKDILANAPTGTGKTAAYLLPALQHLLDFPRKDPGHARVLVLTPTRELASQVRDYADKLLAGLGLITGTLTGGVDYNQDDEMLGKNLDLLVATPGRLMDYIEKEKVACRDVEILVIDEADRMLDMGFGPTVDRIAAEARWRKQTLLFSATLEGNAVEGFARDLLDEPARINSSPSRRERKKIAQYYYRADDATHKLALLKRLLADEECTKAVVFVRTRERVEKLIAQMDRAGIRTNCLKGEMPQAKRDAAIARFRDGEIKVLIATDVAARGLDIQGITHVINYDLPRHADTYVHRIGRTARAGAKGCAISIVEAHDHPYLGKIERYVGEPIRRRVFQDMKPQTKEPSTPKKAKKPASKAKKPKKPKKK; via the coding sequence ATGAGTTTTGACAACCTGGAGCTGGACCCCCGGCTGATGCGCGCCGTCACCAAGGCGGGCTACACCACCCCTACCTCCGTGCAGGAGGAGGTGATCCCCCTGGCCATGGAGCAGAAAGACATCCTGGCCAATGCCCCTACCGGCACCGGCAAGACCGCCGCCTACCTGCTGCCCGCCCTGCAGCACCTGCTGGACTTTCCCCGCAAGGACCCGGGTCATGCCCGGGTGCTGGTGCTGACCCCCACCCGGGAGCTGGCCTCCCAGGTGCGCGACTACGCGGACAAACTGCTGGCCGGCCTGGGGCTGATCACCGGCACCCTCACCGGCGGCGTGGACTACAACCAGGATGACGAGATGCTGGGTAAGAACCTGGATCTGCTGGTGGCCACCCCCGGCCGTTTGATGGATTACATCGAGAAGGAGAAGGTGGCCTGTCGCGACGTGGAGATCCTGGTGATCGACGAAGCGGACCGTATGCTGGACATGGGCTTCGGCCCCACGGTAGACCGCATCGCCGCCGAAGCTCGCTGGCGCAAGCAGACCCTGCTGTTCTCCGCCACCCTGGAGGGCAACGCCGTCGAGGGGTTTGCCCGGGACCTGCTGGATGAGCCCGCCCGGATCAACTCCTCCCCCTCCCGCCGTGAACGCAAGAAGATCGCCCAGTACTACTACCGGGCCGACGATGCCACCCACAAACTGGCCCTGCTCAAGCGCCTGCTGGCCGACGAGGAGTGCACCAAGGCGGTGGTGTTCGTTCGCACCCGTGAGCGGGTCGAGAAGCTGATCGCCCAGATGGACAGGGCCGGAATCCGCACCAACTGCCTCAAGGGCGAGATGCCCCAGGCCAAGCGTGACGCCGCCATCGCCCGCTTCCGCGATGGCGAAATCAAGGTGCTGATCGCCACCGACGTGGCCGCCCGGGGCCTGGATATCCAGGGGATCACCCATGTGATCAACTACGACCTGCCCCGCCATGCAGACACCTATGTACACCGCATCGGCCGTACCGCCCGTGCCGGGGCCAAAGGCTGTGCCATCTCCATCGTCGAAGCCCATGACCACCCCTACCTGGGTAAGATTGAACGCTACGTGGGCGAGCCCATTCGCCGCCGGGTGTTCCAGGACATGAAGCCCCAGACCAAAGAGCCCAGCACCCCGAAAAAGGCGAAGAAGCCGGCCTCCAAGGCGAAAAAACCCAAGAAGCCGAAGAAGAAGTAG
- a CDS encoding methyltransferase — MGFTFKQFHIDDDRCGMKVSTDSVLLGSWARVVPEGRTLDLGCGSGLLALCCAQRGAGQVDALELDPDAASQARDNVAASPWHQRIRVFQGDLREWADTHQGGYQHLISNPPYFEDSLAAPCPKRAQARSGLSLSRLLEAMAQLLTPNGHASLVLPASSLQRLNQAAMESGLALTRLTRVRSTPVKGDKLILAELARDTAGCPTQQLVIHGSDGGYSDEFRALTADFYLKG, encoded by the coding sequence ATGGGTTTTACCTTTAAACAGTTTCACATCGACGATGACCGCTGCGGCATGAAGGTCAGCACCGACTCGGTGCTGCTGGGCAGCTGGGCACGGGTTGTCCCCGAGGGGCGCACCCTGGACCTGGGTTGTGGCAGCGGGCTCCTGGCACTGTGCTGTGCTCAACGAGGCGCCGGCCAGGTCGATGCCCTGGAACTGGACCCGGATGCGGCTTCACAGGCACGGGACAATGTCGCCGCCAGCCCATGGCATCAGCGGATCCGGGTGTTTCAGGGGGATTTACGGGAGTGGGCAGACACCCACCAGGGCGGCTATCAGCACCTGATCAGCAACCCACCCTATTTCGAGGACAGCCTGGCCGCCCCCTGCCCCAAGCGTGCCCAGGCCCGAAGTGGCCTCAGCCTGAGCAGGCTGCTGGAGGCGATGGCACAGCTGCTGACCCCCAACGGACATGCCAGCCTGGTGCTGCCCGCTTCCAGCCTGCAGAGACTCAACCAGGCCGCCATGGAGAGCGGCCTGGCCCTGACCCGGTTAACCCGGGTCCGTAGCACCCCGGTCAAGGGGGACAAACTGATTCTGGCGGAGCTGGCCCGGGACACGGCCGGCTGCCCCACTCAACAACTGGTGATTCATGGCTCTGACGGCGGCTACTCCGACGAGTTCCGCGCCCTGACCGCCGACTTTTATCTGAAGGGATAG
- the brnQ gene encoding branched-chain amino acid transport system II carrier protein: MEKRLTLMDTLSVGFMTFAFFLGAGNMIFPPMAGFLAGDNYFPAMIGFLCTAVGLPLLGLVAVARAGGSIPVITKKLPAWVGVVIASAIFIIIGPAFAAPRAGLVAYEMGAVPFLTEPGATTQALYSVIFFGIAMLLALFPGNLVDSVGKVLTPALIVLFAVLAVAAFAFPQDPIGQAQGAYTSGAFTKGFLEGYGTMDALASLVFGMLIVDLLRKKGITDSGRQARYLGIAAMIAAAGLAFVYVPLFYLGATSSVLGAGADTGGAILTTFVYQVFGNAGVVMLGAVVTLACLTTVIGLISACSDYFSELMPKVGYRGFVVANALFCAVVANVGLSQLIQVSIPVLMAVYPVAMALIAFCFVRGFMQNERVGLLLMVFVSGLFGLFDGIKAAGISTDFISALPLYDQGMAWLLPTVLATVIGCLIRRPQPQLAH; encoded by the coding sequence TTGGAAAAGCGTTTAACCTTGATGGACACCCTGAGTGTCGGCTTTATGACCTTCGCGTTCTTTTTGGGCGCAGGTAACATGATCTTTCCCCCCATGGCGGGCTTCCTGGCCGGAGACAACTACTTCCCGGCCATGATTGGCTTCCTGTGCACCGCCGTGGGACTGCCGCTGCTGGGCCTGGTGGCTGTGGCCAGGGCCGGGGGCAGCATCCCAGTGATCACCAAGAAACTGCCCGCTTGGGTCGGCGTGGTGATCGCCTCTGCCATCTTCATCATCATTGGCCCCGCGTTCGCGGCGCCCAGAGCCGGGTTGGTGGCCTATGAAATGGGGGCCGTGCCTTTCCTGACCGAACCCGGTGCCACCACCCAGGCCCTCTACTCGGTGATCTTCTTCGGCATCGCCATGCTGTTGGCGCTGTTCCCCGGTAACCTGGTGGACAGTGTGGGCAAGGTGCTGACTCCGGCGCTGATTGTGCTGTTTGCCGTGCTGGCAGTGGCCGCCTTCGCCTTCCCCCAGGACCCCATAGGTCAGGCCCAGGGGGCCTACACCAGCGGTGCCTTTACCAAGGGTTTCCTCGAGGGGTATGGCACCATGGACGCCCTGGCCTCCCTGGTGTTTGGCATGCTGATCGTGGATCTGCTGCGTAAGAAGGGGATCACCGACAGCGGCCGTCAGGCCCGCTACCTGGGTATCGCCGCGATGATCGCCGCGGCCGGTCTGGCCTTCGTCTATGTGCCCCTGTTCTACCTGGGAGCCACCAGCTCTGTGTTGGGTGCCGGTGCCGACACCGGTGGTGCCATCCTGACCACCTTCGTGTACCAGGTGTTTGGCAATGCCGGTGTGGTGATGTTGGGCGCGGTGGTGACCCTGGCCTGCCTGACCACGGTGATTGGCCTGATCTCCGCCTGTTCCGATTACTTTTCCGAGCTGATGCCAAAGGTGGGTTACCGCGGCTTCGTGGTGGCCAATGCCCTGTTCTGCGCCGTAGTGGCCAACGTGGGTCTGAGTCAGCTGATCCAGGTGAGCATTCCTGTGTTGATGGCGGTGTACCCTGTGGCCATGGCGCTGATCGCCTTCTGTTTCGTTCGTGGCTTTATGCAGAACGAGCGGGTGGGTCTGCTGCTGATGGTGTTCGTCTCCGGTCTGTTCGGCCTGTTTGACGGCATCAAGGCCGCGGGCATCAGCACCGACTTTATCTCTGCCCTGCCTCTGTACGATCAGGGGATGGCCTGGCTGCTGCCCACGGTACTGGCCACTGTCATCGGTTGCCTGATTCGCCGTCCTCAGCCGCAGCTGGCCCACTGA
- a CDS encoding TatD family nuclease-associated radical SAM protein, which translates to MSQLVYDIRNSRYINLTGRCTLECAFCPKHNGSTEVHQYQLKLDKQPTAEEIIPLLGEVTDFDEIVFCGYGEPTLNLDALLAIARHVKAQGGNTRINTDGLGNLFHRRNILPELGECIDALSISLNAQDEATYQTHCRPRLKGSYNAMRAFLKEAPQHISRVSASAIDGLEGVDIPACQAICDEAGVQFRHRALDVVG; encoded by the coding sequence ATGAGCCAGCTGGTTTACGACATCCGCAACAGCCGCTACATCAACCTCACCGGTCGCTGTACCCTTGAGTGTGCCTTCTGCCCCAAGCACAACGGCAGCACCGAGGTCCATCAGTATCAGCTGAAGCTGGATAAGCAGCCCACGGCGGAGGAGATCATCCCCCTGCTCGGCGAGGTGACCGACTTCGACGAGATTGTGTTCTGCGGCTACGGCGAGCCCACCCTCAACCTGGACGCCCTGCTGGCCATCGCCCGCCATGTGAAGGCCCAGGGCGGCAACACCCGCATCAACACCGATGGCCTGGGCAACCTGTTTCATCGCCGCAACATCCTGCCGGAGCTGGGGGAGTGCATCGACGCCCTGTCCATCTCCCTCAATGCCCAGGATGAAGCCACCTATCAGACGCATTGTCGCCCCAGGCTCAAGGGCAGTTACAACGCCATGCGCGCCTTCCTCAAGGAGGCGCCCCAGCACATTAGCCGGGTCAGCGCCTCCGCCATCGACGGCCTGGAGGGGGTGGACATCCCGGCCTGCCAGGCGATCTGTGATGAGGCGGGCGTCCAGTTCCGGCACAGGGCACTGGATGTCGTCGGCTGA